The following are encoded in a window of Vicugna pacos chromosome 28, VicPac4, whole genome shotgun sequence genomic DNA:
- the LRRTM4 gene encoding leucine-rich repeat transmembrane neuronal protein 4, producing the protein MGFRSVTQLRGMRVALALLPTLLLVAPTGAQRACPKNCRCDGKIVYCESHAFADIPENISGGSQGLSLRFNSIQKLKSNQFASLNQLIWLYLDHNYISSVDEDAFQGIRRLKELILSSNKITYLHNKTFHPVPNLRSLDLSYNKLQTLQSEQFKGLRKLIILHLRSNSLKTVPIRVFQDCRNLDFLDLGYNRLRSLSRNAFAGLLKLKELHLEHNQFSKINFAHFPRLFNLRSIYLQWNRIRSISRGLTWTWSSLHNLDLSGNDIQGIEPGTFKCLPNLQKLNLDSNKLTNISQETVNAWISLISITLSGNMWECSRSICPLFYWLKNFKGNKESTMICAGPKHIQGEKLSDAVETYNICSEVQVVNTERSHLAPQTPQKPLILPRPATSKSDLTQPTLEAPSPSPGFQIPGTEQEYEHVSFHKIIAGSVALFLSVAMILLVIYVSWKRYPASMKQLQQHSVMKRRRKRTRESERQMNSPLQEYYVDYKPTNSEAVDISVNGSGPCTYTISGARECEGNSVECKEERLQTEP; encoded by the exons ATGG GTTTCCGTTCAGTTACGCAGCTGAGAGGCATGCGTGTGGCGCTGGCGCTGCTCCCCACCCTGCTGCTTGTGGCGCCCACGGGGGCTCAGAGAGCTTGCCCAAAGAACTGCAGATGTGACGGCAAAATTGTGTACTGCGAGTCCCATGCCTTCGCAGACATCCCCGAGAACATTTCTGGAGGGTCCCAAGGCTTATCACTGAGGTTCAACAGCATTCAGAAACTCAAATCCAATCAGTTTGCCAGCCTTAACCAGCTTATATGGCTTTATCTTGACCATAATTACATTAGCTCGGTGGATGAAGATGCATTTCAAGGGATCCGGAGGCTGAAAGAATTAATTCTAAGCTCCAACAAAATTACCTATCTGCACAATAAAACATTTCACCCAGTCCCCAACCTCCGCAGTCTGGACCTCTCCTACAATAAGCTCCAGACACTGCAGTCGGAACAATTTAAAGGCCTTCGGAAACTCATCATTTTGCACTTGAGGTCAAACTCACTGAAGACGGTGCCGATAAGAGTTTTCCAAGACTGTCGAAACCTTGACTTTCTGGATCTGGGCTACAACCGCCTTCGGAGCTTGTCCCGAAACGCTTTTGCAGGTCTCCTGAAGCTAAAGGAGCTGCACTTGGAGCACAACCAGTTTTCCAAGATCAACTTTGCTCATTTTCCACGTCTGTTCAACCTCCGCTCGATCTACCTGCAGTGGAACAGGATCCGCTCCATTAGCCGAGGCTTGACGTGGACTTGGAGTTCCTTACACAACCTGGATTTATCAGGGAACGACATCCAGGGAATTGAGCCGGGCACGTTTAAATGTCTGCCCAACTTGCAAAAACTGAATCTGGATTCCAACAAGCTCACCAACATCTCCCAGGAGACCGTCAACGCTTGGATATCGTTAATATCCATCACTCTGTCTGGAAATATGTGGGAATGTAGTCGCAGCATTTGTCCCTTGTTCTACTGGCTTAAGAATTTCAAAGGAAATAAGGAGAGCACTATGATCTGTGCGGGACCTAAGCACATCCAGGGCGAAAAGCTCAGTGATGCCGTGGAAACATACAACATCTGCTCCGAGGTCCAGGTGGTCAACACCGAAAGATCGCACCTGGCCCCCCAAACCCCCCAGAAGCCTCTGATTCTCCCCAGACCCGCCACCTCCAAATCGGACCTCACCCAGCCCACCCTGGAAGCACCAAGCCCTTCCCCAGGGTTTcagattcctggcacagagcaagagTACGAGCACGTTTCATTCCACAAGATCATTGCAGGGAGCGTGGCTCTCTTTCTCTCGGTGGCCATGATTCTCCTGGTGATCTATGTGTCCTGGAAACGCTACCCAGCCAGCATGAAGCAACTTCAACAGCACTCGGTCATGAAGAGGCGGCGGAAAAGGACCAGGGAGTCTGAGAGACAGATGAACTCCCCTTTGCAGGAGTATTACGTGGACTACAAGCCTACAAACTCTGAGGCCGTGGATATATCCGTGAACGGATCCGGGCCCTGCACGTACACCATCTCTGGCGCCAGGGAGTGCGAG